The Glycine soja cultivar W05 chromosome 8, ASM419377v2, whole genome shotgun sequence genome has a window encoding:
- the LOC114422701 gene encoding uncharacterized protein LOC114422701, translated as MGAALLPDAAFGIFPRFFNVPRHPLICRTTSATSVRKRNFFFGDKRISKSSLIVLSHLNDSDDKLTDVVVDQDDVIGIEDELVVTKKALSEAQHRQEIIEKERDQLLEELARSEAKKQEYITTILHDKEVAISELEAAKTLFQKKLEDSVEEKFNLESKLVLAKQDAVDLAVQVEKLAEVAFQQATSHILEDAQLRISSAETTAAEAAHLIENQIKDAIEGTISSIVEKSNHAIERALVVAEKAEELAKKSTETFIDGTSPFTEIAAVEAENIKLQGIIIDIESELMMARSQADKLKLELENTRQQLQAFEQRANDAEKALLDFQESSRENILQREEEMKSMLEKVKKDVADRTKAISKAFKADLKNIKATVEAAKEVVHCKDYAYLRRCEALQRSLKSSEDAVKMWRQRAEMAESLLLKERLQDEGDADSIYVVNGGRIDLLTDVDSQKWKLLSDGPRREIPQWMARRINAVSPKFPPKKIDVAEALTSKFRSLELPTVDEVWSIAREKPKEGDALIEHVYERETIEKKRKALERALHRKTIQWQRAPEQTKLEPGTGTGREIVFQGFNWESWRRRWYLELAAKTADLSNCGVTAVWLPPPTESVAPQGYMPSDLYNLNSSYGSVEELKYCIEEMHSQDLLALGDVVLNHRCAQKQSPNGVWNIFGGKLAWGPEAIVCDDPNFQGRGNPSSGDIFHAAPNVDHSQDFVRKDIKEWLNWLRNDIGFDGWRLDFVRGFSGTYVKEYIEASTPVFAIGEYWDSLGYEHGSLCYNQDAHRQRIINWINATGGTSSAFDMTTKGILHSALHNEYWRLIDPQGKPTGVMGWWASRAVTFLENHDTGSTQGHWPFPRDKLMQGYAYILTHPGTPTIFYDHFYDFGIHDVLTELIDARRRAGIHCRSSIKIYHANNEGYVAQVGDALVMKLGQFDWNPSKENQLEGSWQKFVDKGPDYQVWLRQ; from the exons ATGGGAGCTGCTCTGTTGCCTGATGCAGCATTTGGAATATTTCCACGATTTTTCAATGTTCCCAGGCATCCTTTGATCTGTAGAACAACTTCTGCTACATCAGTTAGAAAGAG AAATTTTTTCTTTGGTGACAAAAGGATCTCCAAATCATCACTCATTGTTTTGTCGCACTTg AATGATTCAGATGACAAACTCACAGATGTAGTTGTTGATCAAGATGATGTTATAGGAATAGAAGATGAATTAGTGGTAACCAAAAAAGCTCTTTCGGAGGCACAACATAGACAAGAGATTATTGAGAAAGAGAGGGATCAATTACTAGAAGAACTTGCTCGTTCTGAGGCTAAAAAACAGGAATACATCACTACCATTTTACATGACAAGGAAGTAGCTATATCAGAACTTGAGGCTGCCAAAACTCTATTTCAGAAAAAACTGGAGGACTCAGTGGAAGAGAAGTTCAATTTGGAATCAAAGCTTGTCCTTGCCAAACAAGATGCTGTTGATCTCGCTGTGCAGGTTGAAAAATTAGCAGAGGTTGCTTTCCAGCAGGCAACTTCTCATATACTAGAAGATGCTCAACTCAGAATTTCATCTGCTGAAACCACAGCTGCTGAAGCAGCTCATCTGATTGAAAACCAAATTAAAGATGCAATTGAGGGTACAATATCGTCCATAGTGGAAAAATCAAATCATGCTATAGAAAGGGCTCTAGTTGTGGCAGAGAAAGCAGAGGAACTTGCAAAGAAGTCCACGGAAACATTTATAGATGGTACATCCCCATTTACTGAAATAGCTGCTGTCGAGGCAGAAAATATCAAGTTACAGGGAATAATAATTGATATAGAATCTGAGTTGATGATGGCAAGAAGTCAGGCTGATAAACTGAAGTTAGAATTGGAGAACACCAGACAGCAGCTACAGGCATTTGAACAAAGAGCTAATGATGCAGAGAAAGCTTTGCTTGATTTCCAGGAGTCAAGCAGGGAAAACATTCTCCAGAGGGAGGAGGAGATGAAGTCAATGTTGGAGAAAGTGAAGAAAGATGTGGCAGATAGGACAAAGGCTATTTCCAAGGCTTTTAAGGCTGATTTGAAGAACATCAAGGCTACTGTTGAAGCTGCCAAAGAAGTGGTCCATTGTAAAGATTATGCCTACCTAAGAAGATGTGAAGCACTGCAGAGATCATTAAAGTCATCAGAAGATGCTGTGAAGATGTGGAGACAGAGAGCTGAAATGGCTGAATCATTGCTATTGAAGGAAAGGCTACAAGATGAAGGGGATGCAGATTCTATCTATGTTGTTAATGGGGGACGGATTGACCTTTTGACAGAtgttgattctcaaaaatggaAACTACTGAGTGATGGTCCTCGTAGAGAGATACCTCAATGGATGGCAAGAAGGATTAATGCTGTCTCTCCCAAATTTCCACCTAAAAAGATTGATGTAGCTGAAGCATTGACATCAAAATTCAGATCCTTGGAGTTGCCTACAGTGGATGAAGTATGGTCCATTGCTCGAGAAAAGCCAAAGGAAGGGGATGCTTTAATTGAGCATGTTTATGAAAGAGAAACGATTGAGAAAAAGCGGAAAGCATTGGAGCGTGCTCTTCATCGGAAGACTATACAGTGGCAGAGAGCTCCTGAACAAACAAAACTAG AGCCAGGAACAGGAACAGGACGTGAGATTGTG TTTCAAGGTTTTAACTGGGAGAGCTGGAGAAGGCGCTGGTATCTGGAATTAGCAGCTAAAACAGCTGACTTATCTAATTGTGGGGTGACAGCAGTGTGGTTGCCACCACCAACAGAATCTGTTGCTCCTCAAG GATATATGCCTTCTGATCTTTACAACTTGAATTCATCCTATGGTTCTGTGGAAGAGCTTAAATACTGTATAGAGGAAATGCATTCTCAAGATCTGCTG GCCTTGGGAGATGTTGTACTTAACCATCGATGTGCACAGAAACAG AGTCCAAATGGTGTTTGGAACATTTTTGGTGGCAAGCTTGCATGGGGACCTGAAGCCATTGTATGTGATGATCCAAATTTTCAGGGGCGCGGGAATCCTTCCAGTG GTGATATCTTCCATGCTGCACCCAATGTTGATCATTCTCAGGACTTTGTAAGGAAAGATATCAAGGAGTGGTTGAACTGGCTGCGCAATGATATAGGTTTTGATGGATGGCGTCTTGACTTTGTTAG AGGTTTCTCTGGTACATATGTAAAAGAATATATTGAAGCATCAACTCCTGTATTTGCCATTGGAGAATATTGGGACAGCTTGGGCTATGAACATGGAAGTTTGTGTTACAACCAAG ATGCTCATCGGCAACGGATAATTAATTGGATCAATGCAACTGGTGGTACTTCATCTGCATTTGATATGACGACAAAG GGGATACTTCATTCTGCTCTGCATAATGAATATTGGAGACTGATAGATCCTCAAGGGAAACCAACAGGAGTGATGGGATGGTGGGCTTCTCGTGCTGTTACATTCCTAGAGAACCATGATACCGGGTCCACACAA gGCCACTGGCCATTCCCACGGGATAAGCTCATGCAGGGATATGCATATATTTTGACTCATCCTGGAACT CCTACAATATTTTATGACCATTTCTATGATTTTGGCATCCACGATGTATTAACCGAGTTGATTGACGCTCGGAGACGAGCTGGGATCCATTGTCGGAGCTCTATCAAGATATACCATGCAAACAATGAAGGTTATGTAGCTCAGGTTGGTGATGCGCTGGTAATGAAGCTTGGGCAGTTTGATTGGAATCCCTCCAAGGAAAACCAATTGGAAGGGAGCTGGCAGAAGTTTGTTGACAAAGGACCAGACTACCAAGTGTGGTTGAGACAATAG
- the LOC114422702 gene encoding histone H3.2, with protein sequence MARTKQTARKSTGGKAPRKQLATKAARKSAPATGGVKKPHRFRPGTVALREIRKYQKSTELLIRKLPFQRLVREIAQDFKTDLRFQSSAVSALQEAAEAYLVGLFEDTNLCAIHAKRVTIMPKDIQLARRIRGERA encoded by the coding sequence ATGGCTCGAACTAAGCAAACTGCTCGCAAGTCCACCGGCGGCAAGGCGCCACGTAAGCAGTTGGCGACCAAGGCCGCCCGGAAGTCCGCTCCCGCGACCGGAGGAGTGAAGAAGCCCCACCGCTTCAGGCCGGGAACCGTGGCGCTGAGGGAAATCAGAAAGTATCAGAAGAGCACCGAGCTTCTCATCAGGAAGCTTCCGTTTCAGAGACTCGTGAGGGAAATCGCGCAGGACTTCAAGACCGATTTGCGTTTTCAGAGTAGCGCCGTTTCTGCGCTTCAGGAAGCTGCTGAGGCCTACCTCGTTGGGTTGTTCGAGGACACTAACCTTTGCGCGATTCATGCAAAGAGGGTTACCATTATGCCTAAGGATATTCAGCTTGCTCGCAGGATCAGAGGCGAGAGGGCTTAG